Proteins co-encoded in one Scomber scombrus chromosome 14, fScoSco1.1, whole genome shotgun sequence genomic window:
- the zbtb20 gene encoding zinc finger and BTB domain-containing protein 20, which translates to MTERIHNINLHNFSNSVLETLNEQRNRGHFCDVTVRIHGSMLRAHRCVLAAGSPFFQDKLLLGYSDIEIPSVVSVQSIQKLIDFMYSGILRVSQSEALQILTAASILQIKTVIDECTRIVSQNVGLAGPGGFPVIPGDSGQETPRGTPESGTSGPSSDAESGYMQATSQQSVDRAYTSLYSYSNLVQNGTRERPIYLNPLSTNYDPTLSTQKDQQSQDPPWMNRIQERSQQVDRFITTAESTHCRKQPRPVRIQTGGMHIKQEAEDEYTCYDNLGDCQDDTDQTEGVESESKVESFDSGVSSSISTEPDAMEQQPYLTGFGREGGGDGQHGDPVQIEVNDSSPEQVHDTEDGDTSHSTSDSSMMQPLPNSVMSQSLPSATHYMRQVESHTSNLRMPLTVTSNSQVMGTAGSTFLPTLFPTQPARDTKPFLYLPGQQQPQFVAVPPPAMPSFPNPMSVQQPQAQQQQAAGGIGPGEKKPYECTLCSKTFTAKQNYVKHMFVHTGEKPHQCSICWRSFSLKDYLIKHMVTHTGVRAYQCSICNKRFTQKSSLNVHMRLHRGEKSYECYICKKKFSHKTLLERHMALHTTGSAITGLSGSAGTPGPVSISIPMAVPEPGAGVVALAMPVSGGAGVGAGVGTGVGVAAEASCQEGTTYVCSVCPAKFDQMEHFNDHMRMHVSDG; encoded by the exons ATGACCGAGCGCATTCATAACATCAATCTCCACAACTTCAGCAATTCTGTACTTGAGACCCTCAATGAGCAGCGCAACCGTGGGCACTTCTGTGACGTGACTGTTCGGATCCATGGAAGTATGCTGCGAGCTCACCGGTGCGTGCTGGCTGCTGGAAGCCCCTTCTTTCAGGACAAGCTGCTCTTGGGCTACAGCGACATTGAGATCCCTTCTGTGGTCTCAGTGCAATCCATCCAAAAGCTGATTGACTTTATGTACAGCGGGATCCTGCGGGTATCTCAGTCAGAGGCCCTGCAGATCCTAACTGCTGCCAGCATCCTACAGATCAAGACCGTCATAGATGAGTGTACCCGCATCGTGTCCCAGAATGTGGGCCTGGCTGGGCCCGGGGGGTTCCCTGTTATACCAGGAGATTCTGGTCAGGAAACACCCCGTGGCACACCAGAGTCCGGCACCTCCGGGCCCAGCAGCGACGCAGAGTCAGGTTATATGCAAGCAACATCACAGCAAAGCGTGGATCGTGCATACACATCACTGTACTCCTATTCTAACCTAGTGCAGAATGGCACCCGCGAGCGCCCTATTTACCTTAACCCTCTGTCAACAAATTACGATCCAACTCTCAGCACTCAGAAGGACCAGCAATCTCAAGATCCACCTTGGATGAACCGCATCCAGGAAAGATCTCAGCAGGTTGATCGCTTTATCACCACAGCAGAGTCCACTCACTGCCGCAAGCAACCCCGACCGGTACGCATTCAGACAGGAGGGATGCACATAAAGCAGGAGGCTGAAGATGAGTACACTTGCTATGATAATTTGGGGGACTGCCAAGACGACACTGACCAGACTGAGGGTGTAGAGAGTGAATCCAAGGTTGAAAGTTTTGACTCAGGGGTGAGCTCCTCCATCAGTACTGAGCCAGATGCTATGGAGCAGCAGCCGTACCTGACGGGCTTTGGCCGAGAGGGGGGCGGGGACGGGCAGCACGGGGATCCGGTACAGATAGAGGTCAATGACTCGTCCCCAGAGCAAGTGCACGACACAGAGGATGGGGACACATCCCACAGCACTAGTGACAGTAGCATGATGCAGCCCCTGCCAAACTCAGTCATGTCCCAGTCCCTGCCAAGTGCCACGCACTACATGCGCCAGGTAGAATCACACACCAGCAACCTGAGGATGCCGCTCACCGTGACCAGCAATTCTCAAGTGATGGGCACTGCTGGAAGCACCTTCCTGCCCACACTCTTTCCTACACAGCCGGCTAGAGACACCAAGCCTTTCCTTTACCTTCCTGGCCAGCAGCAACCCCAGTTCGTGGCAGTGCCGCCCCCTGCAATGCCATCATTCCCGAACCCGATGTCGGTACAGCAACCGCAAGCTCAGCAGCAACAGGCTGCAGGAGGAATTGGTCCGGGGGAAAAGAAGCCCTATGAATGCACTCTCTGCAGTAAAACCTTTACTGCAAAACAGAACTACGTCAAACACATGTTTGTCCATACTG GTGAGAAGCCTCATCAGTGCAGCATCTGCTGGCGCTCGTTCTCCCTGAAGGATTACTTAATCAAACACATGGTGACACACACAGGGGTGCGGGCCTACCAGTGCAGCATCTGCAACAAGCGTTTCACCCAGAAGAGCTCTCTTAATGTCCACATGCGGCTGCACCGTGGAGAGAAGTCCTATGAGTGCTACATCTGCAAGAAGAAGTTCTCACACAAAACCCTGCTGGAGAGGCACATGGCCCTGCACACCACAGGTAGCGCCATCACAGGGTTGTCGGGGAGCGCAGGTACCCCAGGCCCAGTCTCCATTTCCATCCCTATGGCTGTCCCTGAGCCTGGAGCTGGAGTGGTGGCCCTCGCTATGCCAGTGAGTGGAGGTGCTGGAGTTGGGGCTGGGGTTGGAACAGGAGTGGGTGTAGCTGCAGAAGCGAGCTGCCAAGAAGGGACCACCTACGTGTGCTCCGTCTGCCCTGCCAAGTTCGACCAAATGGAGCACTTCAATGACCACATGCGAATGCATGTCTCCGATGGATAA